From the genome of candidate division WOR-3 bacterium, one region includes:
- a CDS encoding DUF559 domain-containing protein produces MGKRFKFQNLEKIPDLTLVGIVKRKRDFEIIKKEKWYRIPVKNAPKEIAQIKYLAFYFPKIFGKRKWQILYYGKVKNIEVRKRIDLLPKEKDNPNALEDYYKITIKNLIRLKNPVVSKKGRRIIFIITTLEKLLNSKEINDLFITSPIEEKLYSELKKNNIPCERQYFVKEGNDFYSLDFAIFGKKGKIAIECDGEKYHLTKKAVFYDRERDNRLTSSGWWVLRFYSKDIKKSPERCVKLIKKTIKRIS; encoded by the coding sequence TTGGGAAAAAGGTTTAAGTTCCAAAATTTAGAGAAAATACCTGATTTAACATTAGTCGGCATTGTTAAAAGAAAAAGGGATTTTGAGATTATTAAAAAAGAAAAATGGTATCGGATACCAGTAAAGAACGCACCGAAAGAGATTGCACAAATAAAATATCTTGCCTTTTATTTTCCTAAAATCTTTGGAAAAAGAAAATGGCAGATTTTATATTACGGAAAAGTGAAAAATATTGAGGTTAGGAAGAGGATAGATTTATTACCGAAAGAAAAGGATAACCCAAATGCCTTAGAAGATTATTATAAGATAACTATTAAAAATTTAATAAGATTAAAAAATCCGGTAGTTTCAAAAAAAGGTAGAAGAATTATTTTTATTATTACTACTTTAGAAAAATTATTAAATAGCAAAGAGATAAACGATTTATTTATCACTTCACCAATTGAAGAAAAACTTTATTCTGAATTAAAGAAGAATAACATTCCTTGCGAAAGACAATATTTTGTAAAAGAAGGTAATGATTTTTATTCTTTAGATTTTGCCATCTTTGGTAAGAAGGGAAAGATTGCTATTGAATGCGATGGTGAGAAATACCATTTGACCAAAAAGGCAGTATTTTATGACCGAGAAAGAGATAACAGATTAACTAGTTCTGGTTGGTGGGTTTTAAGATTTTATTCTAAAGATATAAAGAAATCGCCGGAGAGATGTGTAAAATTGATAAAAAAGACAATAAAGAGAATATCTTGA
- a CDS encoding translation elongation factor-like protein, translating to MEIKVGKVTHYYSKIGVAIVEITDESLNVGDTIHIKGHSTDFTQTVDSMQIEHQPINKAEVGNTIGLKVKDKCREGDIVYKVLP from the coding sequence ATGGAAATCAAAGTAGGAAAGGTTACCCATTATTATTCAAAAATTGGTGTAGCAATTGTGGAAATAACTGATGAGAGTTTGAATGTCGGCGATACTATTCACATTAAAGGACATTCAACCGATTTTACTCAAACGGTTGATTCGATGCAGATTGAACATCAGCCAATTAATAAGGCAGAGGTTGGCAATACAATCGGTTTAAAGGTAAAAGATAAATGTCGGGAAGGAGATATTGTTTATAAAGTATTGCCTTAA
- a CDS encoding PD-(D/E)XK nuclease family protein, producing the protein MKFLYLVKESSEGIVKEVFSHILEFYSSNNYDYSKIYHFGISGLQNLFASLIFTNLIKKDSFIPPHFYTLKEFALTILEKEGILREYKTINENLKPIIILNLLEDKEKEKVTFGYSVILSQFISELKQYYYNKEIKDSLLKKIETYPKAYENLEFAFKIKERYEEYLKKNKLLDEEDCQYLANEIIKEKKIILPFLVINGFIDFTNLEKELIATLIKNSEKTFVILLVSESKTTDFYLSCADFTKIEYQKESITEEELLKLPIHAYSTIEEEIEGILKRIKLRHLRKEKNLSSVVLVSANLRKYHYILERVFRRLDLPYGIFKTVKLKDLPPFSFLIEVLKTIDENYPRLKTSLIFSLPYLEAFSPETRRYVNFLSKMARIIYGKSDWLSLKNILLKSNDLKIKELIKRGVVDKVMKDIENFFELSEELTKNNYLNEFISDFRKFLNQLKFLKKGNYNEIVYEGLLKFYEILSHLEDFAIPVDFPKFIKIIDYHFSYTPIRIEKEFSGIKVIDLHDLVVWDFSFIKDCEFYLFGLVEEDLPGRYHPEPLIPEYLKKEFNLPNSDLHLFRERSYLYSFLKTVQKNCYLSTHNYESENPILLTPFLEGEKIKPEEIKPILSVEDFQILKGKKEIPFFDIQKTEISLKNWATKENPLSITQLVKYLKCPFQFYLEEVIGLSSEEERSVAIERWEWGKFVHSVMQKLYQTEVPDIEKLPEVIKQKVNETLAEEVSFELLPIWKDFITRLFEKMIPQILDVEKDLRKKGFLPWPAKMEYSIKGEILDGIYLKGRIDRIDKSNSGVFIIDYKTGTQKPFSLSQMKQEKDLIQIFAYAYLWNKINDLKCENLGIYYLPEGKLRTPKEKEIKEMEEYLLSTVKESIERLRKGDFSVDRVDKSKCYMCSYQFLCGRE; encoded by the coding sequence GTGAAATTCCTTTATCTCGTTAAGGAAAGTAGCGAAGGAATTGTAAAGGAGGTTTTTTCTCATATTTTAGAATTTTACTCTTCTAATAATTATGATTATTCAAAGATTTACCATTTTGGAATTAGTGGTTTACAAAACCTTTTTGCTTCGCTTATTTTTACCAATCTGATTAAAAAAGATTCTTTTATTCCGCCCCATTTTTATACTTTAAAAGAATTTGCTTTAACAATTTTAGAAAAAGAAGGGATATTAAGAGAATATAAAACAATCAATGAGAACTTAAAACCAATTATCATCTTAAATCTTTTGGAGGATAAAGAGAAAGAAAAAGTTACTTTTGGTTATAGTGTTATTCTTTCTCAGTTTATTAGTGAATTAAAGCAATATTACTATAATAAAGAGATAAAAGATTCTCTTTTAAAAAAAATAGAGACCTATCCAAAGGCTTATGAAAATTTAGAATTTGCCTTTAAGATAAAAGAAAGATATGAAGAATATTTAAAGAAGAATAAACTTTTAGATGAAGAAGATTGTCAGTATTTGGCGAATGAGATAATAAAAGAAAAAAAGATAATTTTACCATTTTTGGTAATTAATGGGTTTATTGATTTTACCAATTTAGAAAAGGAATTGATTGCTACTTTGATAAAAAATAGTGAGAAGACTTTTGTAATTTTGCTTGTTTCTGAAAGTAAAACTACTGATTTTTATCTATCCTGCGCCGATTTTACTAAAATTGAATACCAAAAAGAGAGCATAACAGAAGAAGAACTTTTAAAATTGCCAATCCATGCTTATTCAACAATTGAAGAAGAGATAGAGGGAATTTTAAAAAGAATAAAACTGCGTCATTTGCGAAAAGAGAAAAATTTGAGTTCTGTTGTTTTAGTTTCGGCTAATTTAAGAAAATATCATTATATCTTAGAAAGGGTTTTTCGTCGACTTGATTTACCTTACGGAATATTCAAAACGGTAAAACTAAAAGATTTACCGCCTTTTTCTTTTTTAATAGAAGTATTAAAAACAATCGATGAGAATTACCCTCGCTTAAAGACTTCTTTAATTTTTTCTTTACCTTATTTGGAAGCATTTTCTCCGGAAACAAGAAGATATGTAAATTTTCTGTCAAAAATGGCACGGATTATTTATGGAAAAAGTGATTGGCTTTCTTTAAAAAATATTCTTTTGAAATCTAATGATTTAAAAATAAAAGAATTGATAAAAAGAGGAGTGGTAGATAAGGTAATGAAAGATATTGAAAATTTCTTTGAACTGAGCGAAGAACTAACAAAAAATAATTATCTAAATGAATTTATTTCTGATTTTCGGAAATTCCTTAACCAGTTAAAATTTCTCAAAAAAGGAAATTATAATGAAATTGTTTATGAAGGTCTTTTAAAATTTTATGAAATCTTGTCCCATTTGGAAGATTTTGCTATTCCTGTTGATTTTCCAAAATTTATTAAAATTATTGATTATCATTTTAGTTATACCCCGATTAGAATTGAAAAAGAATTTTCCGGAATAAAAGTAATTGACCTTCATGATTTAGTGGTTTGGGATTTTTCATTTATAAAAGATTGTGAGTTTTATCTATTTGGTTTGGTAGAAGAAGACCTTCCTGGTCGCTACCACCCCGAACCTTTGATTCCTGAATATTTAAAAAAAGAATTTAATTTGCCCAATTCTGACCTTCATCTTTTTCGAGAAAGAAGTTATTTATATTCTTTCTTAAAAACTGTGCAAAAAAATTGTTATCTTTCTACCCACAATTACGAAAGCGAAAATCCAATATTACTAACTCCTTTTTTGGAGGGAGAGAAAATAAAACCAGAGGAGATAAAGCCGATTTTAAGCGTTGAAGATTTCCAAATATTAAAAGGAAAAAAAGAAATCCCTTTCTTTGATATTCAGAAAACCGAAATAAGTTTAAAAAATTGGGCTACGAAAGAGAATCCACTTTCAATAACTCAGTTGGTAAAATATCTTAAATGTCCCTTTCAATTCTATTTAGAAGAAGTTATCGGTCTTTCTTCGGAAGAAGAGAGATCGGTAGCAATAGAAAGATGGGAATGGGGGAAGTTTGTTCACTCAGTAATGCAGAAACTTTATCAGACCGAAGTACCCGATATTGAAAAACTACCGGAAGTGATCAAACAAAAAGTTAATGAAACATTAGCAGAAGAAGTGAGTTTTGAACTTTTGCCGATTTGGAAAGATTTTATCACCAGATTATTTGAAAAAATGATTCCACAAATTTTGGATGTTGAAAAAGATTTGCGAAAAAAAGGATTTTTGCCTTGGCCAGCAAAGATGGAATATTCCATTAAAGGTGAGATACTGGACGGAATATATTTAAAAGGAAGAATTGATCGAATTGATAAAAGTAATAGTGGTGTTTTTATTATAGATTACAAAACGGGAACACAAAAACCTTTTTCTTTAAGTCAAATGAAACAGGAAAAAGATTTAATTCAGATTTTTGCCTATGCTTATTTGTGGAACAAAATAAATGATTTAAAATGTGAAAATTTGGGAATTTATTACCTACCCGAAGGGAAATTAAGAACCCCAAAAGAAAAGGAAATAAAAGAGATGGAAGAGTATCTTTTATCAACAGTAAAAGAAAGCATAGAGAGGCTGAGGAAAGGAGATTTTTCGGTTGATAGAGTAGACAAAAGTAAGTGTTATATGTGTAGTTATCAATTTCTTTGTGGAAGAGAGTAA
- a CDS encoding AIR synthase-related protein has protein sequence IVDAILQARDENLFNAITDCGGGGLSSAIGELSEKTGAEVYLEKVPLKYAGLSYTEIWISESQERMVLFMPEENFKRFKEICDLHNVKATIIGRLRDDKKLILKYQDKIVGEIDLDFLHNGMPTVKRRAIFKRKEIIKEIDWEIKDYNELLINILKNENVASKEWIIRQYDLEVQGGTVLKPLLEGSPSDGVVLKPLKEKDIGIAVACGINPSYGEISPYWMAASVVDEALRNITCCGGDINKTGILDNFCFGNPEREEVMGDIVETCFGAYFAAKGYGVPFISGKDSLYNEFKSGKKIIAIPPTLLISAVSVVPNINKTPTSYFKKPKSKIVLIGETYNELGGSIYFSLFNKNFGKVPKVNPEKGKRIMEKIFQAINQGLIISIHDLSDGGLGTTLSEMTFTNNLGCKIDLEKVLLGEDIKRPDVILFSESNTRFLCEIEENRIEEFLNFMADIKLAIIGEVIEDERLIINYQNKNLIDLEIRILKESWEKGLSSKI, from the coding sequence AAATAGTTGATGCTATCTTACAGGCAAGGGATGAGAATCTTTTTAATGCGATAACTGATTGTGGTGGTGGCGGACTTTCTTCGGCGATTGGTGAACTGAGTGAGAAGACTGGTGCCGAAGTTTATTTAGAAAAAGTGCCTTTAAAATATGCGGGATTAAGTTATACGGAAATCTGGATTTCTGAATCACAAGAAAGAATGGTACTGTTTATGCCCGAAGAAAACTTTAAAAGATTTAAAGAGATTTGCGATTTACATAATGTAAAAGCAACAATAATTGGCAGATTAAGAGATGATAAGAAATTAATTTTAAAATATCAAGATAAGATTGTTGGCGAGATAGATTTAGATTTTCTTCATAATGGAATGCCAACTGTAAAAAGAAGGGCAATCTTTAAGAGAAAAGAGATAATAAAAGAGATTGATTGGGAGATAAAAGATTATAACGAACTTTTAATAAATATTTTAAAAAATGAAAATGTTGCTTCTAAGGAGTGGATTATTAGACAATACGATTTAGAAGTCCAAGGAGGAACAGTTTTGAAACCATTATTAGAAGGCAGTCCTTCTGATGGTGTAGTCTTAAAGCCATTAAAAGAGAAAGATATTGGAATAGCAGTTGCCTGCGGAATAAATCCTTCTTATGGTGAGATTTCTCCTTATTGGATGGCAGCTTCGGTTGTTGATGAGGCATTGAGAAATATTACCTGTTGCGGTGGTGATATAAATAAAACCGGAATATTAGATAATTTTTGTTTTGGTAATCCTGAAAGAGAAGAGGTAATGGGTGATATTGTGGAGACCTGTTTTGGTGCCTATTTTGCCGCCAAAGGTTATGGAGTTCCCTTTATTTCCGGCAAAGATTCTTTATATAATGAATTTAAAAGTGGAAAAAAAATAATCGCTATTCCACCAACCTTATTAATTTCTGCGGTCTCAGTTGTTCCTAATATAAACAAAACTCCTACTTCTTATTTTAAGAAACCAAAATCAAAAATTGTTTTAATTGGCGAAACCTATAATGAACTTGGTGGTTCAATATATTTTTCTTTATTCAATAAAAATTTTGGCAAGGTTCCGAAAGTAAATCCGGAAAAAGGAAAAAGAATTATGGAAAAGATTTTTCAGGCAATTAATCAGGGTTTAATAATATCTATTCACGATTTATCCGACGGTGGTTTAGGAACTACATTATCTGAAATGACCTTTACAAATAATTTAGGATGTAAAATTGATTTAGAAAAGGTTTTATTAGGTGAAGATATTAAAAGACCAGATGTAATCTTATTTTCTGAATCTAATACCCGATTTCTTTGCGAGATAGAAGAGAATAGAATTGAAGAATTTTTAAACTTTATGGCTGATATAAAATTAGCAATTATTGGTGAAGTAATAGAAGATGAGCGGTTAATAATTAACTACCAGAATAAAAATCTTATTGATTTAGAAATAAGGATTTTAAAGGAAAGTTGGGAAAAAGGTTTAAGTTCCAAAATTTAG